In Gigantopelta aegis isolate Gae_Host unplaced genomic scaffold, Gae_host_genome ctg4331_pilon_pilon, whole genome shotgun sequence, the following are encoded in one genomic region:
- the LOC121392705 gene encoding arginyl-tRNA--protein transferase 1-like yields MDPRQMSIVEYLGNDGGHRCGYCGNSSGFIAPGMWAHRLTVRDLQDLTDRGWRRSGKYCYKPANDQMCCPLYIIRCDAPNFTLSKSQKKVLKKMTEYLRMAGGASNDPPLEGCVVSSAKQVRPGQGPDPSKPPCRKAKEIKKERKILKQTSCKESGGQSSHETTDSATPTAKQDDRKPLEAFLSELPSTDENPTHQLTIRLVRSHPPSPEFTETLKDSYQVYRKYQMAIHKDPPSKCTMEGYKRFLVDSPLVPESGPPEWECGYGSYHQQYFIDGRLIMVGVVDILPHCMSSKYLYYDPEFDFLTLGTFSALNELALVRRLHHANPDLRYYCMGYYVHSCQKMRYKGQYTPSFLLCPVTNQYVPIETCRPKLDVTKYARFNEEACPSPTVDASSTLVLYGHDAMPYGVLRAISEEDQETERKNQVFGRIGTRHNKQ; encoded by the exons ATGGATCCTCGACAAATGAGCATTGTGGAGTACTTGGGTAATGATGGCGGTCATAGGTGTGGATATTGCGGGAACTCATCTGGTTTCATAGCACCAGGGATGTGGGCTCATCGACTAACAGTCAGAGATTTGCAG GATTTAACTGATCGTGGTTGGCGTAGAAGTGGTAAGTATTGTTACAAACCAGCTAATGACCAAATGTGTTGTCCTCTTTATATCATAAGATGTGATGCTCCTAACTTTACATTATCTAAATCTCAGAAAAAAGTATTAAAGAAAATGACAGAATATTTGAGGATGG CTGGTGGAGCTTCTAATGATCCACCTCTTGAAGGGTGTGTGGTTTCTTCTGCTAAACAGGTTCGTCCAGGTCAAGGTCCAGATCCCAGCAAACCACCTTGTCGTAAAGCTAAAGAgataaagaaagagagaaaaatattaAAGCAAACTTCTTGTAAAGAAAGTGGTGGTCAGTCCAGTCATGAAACAACAGATAGTGCCACACCCACTGCTAAACAGGATGACCGCAAACCATTGGAGGCTTTCTTGAGTGAATTACCTTCAACTGATGAAAACCCCACCCACCAATTAACAATACGATTAGTTCGATCACATCCTCCGTCTCCAGAGTTTACTGAAACTCTTAAGGACAGTTATCAAGTTTATCGTAAGTATCAAATGGCCATACACAAGGATCCTCCTAGCAAATGTACTATGGAAGgctataaaagattccttgttgatTCTCCACTAGTTCCAGAATCAGGTCCACCAGAATGGGAATGTGGCTATGGATCATATCATCAACAATACTTCATCGATGGACGTCTCATTATGGTGGGTGTGGTCGACATATTACCTCACTGCATGTCATCAAAATATCTCTATTATGATCCAGAATTTGATTTCTTGACATTGGGAACTTTCTCAGCTCTCAATGAGCTAGCTTTAGTTCGACGGCTTCATCATGCTAATCCAGATCTTCGTTATTATTGTATGGGATACTATGTACACAGCTGCCAAAAAATGCGCTACAAAGGTCAGTACACGCCCTCTTTCTTACTCTGTCCTGTAACCAATCAATATGTACCAATTGAAACCTGTCGTCCGAAATTGGATGTTACTAAATATGCACGCTTTAACGAGGAGGCGTGTCCTTCTCCTACAGTAGATGCAAGTTCAACATTAGTTCTATATGGTCACGATGCTATGCCATATGGTGTCCTACGTGCTATCAGTGAAGAGGATCAGGAAACTGAGAGGAAG AATCAGGTGTTCGGAAGAATTGGTACCAGACACAACAAGCAATAA